In the genome of Nonomuraea sp. NBC_00507, the window GACGATCAGGGGCCAGATGTAGTCGTTCCATCGCCACTGGAACGACATGATGGCGAGGGTCATGATGATCGGCCGGGAGAGCGGGAGCATGATCCGGATGAAGGTCGACAGTTCCCCGCTGCCGTCGATGCGGGCCGCGTCCAGCAGGTCGCGCGGCACGCTCAGGAAGAACTGGCGGAACAGGAAGGTGCCCGTCGCCGTGATCACCGAGGGGGCCACGACGCCGGCGAGACTGTTGTACAGGCCCAGGTCGCGGACGATGAGGAACAGGGGGGACAGGATGACCTCGCCCGGCAGCATCGTGGTGGCCAGGACGCAGATGGTGAACGCCCGCAGCCACCAGTTGGTGTACTTCGCCAGGGCGTACCCGCAGGTCGCGCTCGTCACGATGGTGATGAGGGTCGCGGACACGGCCACGATGAGGGTGTTGCCGAAGTAGCGGCTGAAGTCGAAGCTCGTCCAGGCGTCGGTGAAGCCGGAGATGGTCGGCTGCTTCGGGAAGATGGTCAGCGGATAGGAGAACAGCTCTCCCGCCGGTTTGAAGGAGCTGAGCAGGAACCACAGGACGGGAATGCCGTACAGGGCGACCATGAACCACAGGGCCGCCGTCGCCCAGACCTTCTTCGGCAGCAGGTAATCCATCTCAGGAGTCCTTCCGGCGGTTGATGACCAACTGCGTGATAGCGATGATCATCAGAATCAGCATGAGCACGAAGGACGCCGCGCTCGCGTAGCCGATTTGGGCGCGGCGGAAGCCGGTCGTGAAGATGTACTGGATGAGCAGGTTGTTTTCGGTGCCCGGACCTCCGGCGTTGACCGCTTGGATGAGCGCGTACTCCTTCATCGAGTGCAGGGTGGTGAGCAGGATCACGATGAAGGACGTGGGCGCGATCGAGGGCAGCGTGATGTGGCGGAACTTGGCCCACGCGCCCGCGCCGTCCAGGGACGCGGCTTCGTAGTACGCGGTCGGCACGTTCTTGATGGCCGCGACGAACATCAGCATGTTGACCGCGGTGCTACCCCAGGCTGCGGCGATGACCACGATGATCAGGGACAGGTTCGCGTTGGACTGCCACGGCACCGCCTCGCCGCCGAGCGCGATGATGACGTAGTTGACGAGCCCGAAGTTCTCACCGAAGATCCAGCGCCAGATGACACCGGCGATGATCGGGGAGATGAGCCAGGGCACGAAGAAGATCACCCGCGCGACCGGCTTGCCACGGCTGTACGGGCTGACGAGCAGCACGGCTGCGCTCAGCGCGGCGACGTACGTCAGCGGAACGACGGCCACCGTGAAGATCACGGTACGGACCAGCGCCGCGTAGAACGCCTCGTCGTTCAGCAGTCGCTGGTAGTTGTCCAGACCGACGAACGGCGCCGAGCCGACGCCCGTGTAGCTGGTGAAGGAGTATCCCAGGCCGATGACGGCCGGCCAGACGAAGAAGAGCAGGAACAGGGCGAGGTTGGACGAGATGAGCAGCAGGGGCGCCAGGGTGTAGCGGTCATGCCGCCGGGTCCGTCGGCGGGGCCACCGCCGCGACGCGATCAAGGCCGATGTCTCGTCGGCGAGCCCCGTCGACTGTGGGACACTCTCCGCCATTGTGCTCTCCTCTTTTCCGCATTCGTCCACGCTCGGCCCGCCGGCGCGGGGAAGCGCCGGCGGGCCGGACGATCAGCCGACCTGCTGGTTGAGTCCCGACACGATGTTGTCGACGGTCTTCTTGATGTCCTGCTGACCGTTGATCAGCTTGGCCATCTCGTCCTTGGTCGGGTCGTCCTGGATTGCCTTGCCGGCGAGCAGGAGCTTCGTCCCGTTCTGGTGTCCCGAGGAGGAGATCGGGTCCGCCAGCTCGATCTCCTTGAGGTAGAGCTGGAACGCGTCCAGGGCCGCCTGGTTCTTGAACGGGTAGTTCAGCGTGAGACCGGACTCCACCGGCAGGTAGCCGTTGATCTGCGCGAGCTTCGTGTAGTTCGCGGGCTGGAAGATGTAGTCCACCCACTTCTTGGCGGCCTCGGCCTTGTCACCGTTGTTGAAGGCGACCACCTTGCCACCGAGGTTGATGTCGGTGGCGTGGATGGGGCCCGGCGTCGGCGCGCTGGCCCAGTCGAAGCTCGTGATGCTTTCCGCGAAGTCCGCCACCTGCCAGACGCCGGAGAAGTACGCGACGACCTGGCCGCTCTTGAACAGGGCGTTCGGGTCGGCGCCCGCGCCCCAGACGGACTTCGGCATGACCTTGTCGTCGTTCAGTGAGGCGAACTTCGACATCGCCTGCACGGTGGCGTCGTCGGGGGTGGCGTACTTGTTGTCCGCGCCGAGCTGGAAGCCCTTGCCGCCGTGGCCGTAGATGAAGGCCCTGATGCGCGCGGGGGACTGGTCGTAGACCAGGTCGTACTTGGCGCCCGTGGCGGTGCGGACCTTCTTGGTGGCGGCCAGGAACTCGTCCCAGGTCCAGGTCTGGCTCGGGTCGGCGGGAATCTCGACCTTGGCCTTCTCGAACAGGGTCTTGTTGACGAACAGGCCGGCCGCCGTCAGGTCGGAGGGGATGCAGAGGACCTTGCCGTCCTGGACGGTGAGCAGGTCTTTGTTGATCTTGTTGGCCGGTGCGTTCGCCGTCGCGGCGAGGTCCTGGAGCTGGTTGATCCAGATGGTGTCGAGCGAGGGCACGCTGGCCGCGTCGGGCAGGGAGTTGGCCTGCGCCGCCTGGCGCAGCTTGTCCTGGTAGCCGTCGTAGGGGACGTTGACGATCTCGACCGTGACGCCCTCCTTGGCCTGGAACTCCTTGGCCAGGTCGTGGTAGCCCTGCGCCTGGGCCGAACTCGCCGAGAGCCAGAAGGTGATGCTCTTGGCGCCGGAGTCCCCGCCCGAGCCTGCGTCGGAGCTGGAACCGCATGCGGTGAGGGCGATCGCCGCGGCGACGGTCACTGGCAGCCAACGCCAGCGCATGAGTCGTCTCCGGGCTGTCGCAGAAGTCGTCATGGCGTCTCCTTGAACGTTGTCTGCCTGTGGCGTGGGACGGTAACTGGAAAGCGTTTGCCGGGTCAATAGTCAGTACGTAAGCTGTTTAAGATCTTTTGACATATAGACATCAGGACAAAGCTCACTAGCTGCGGTTTTATCCCGAGTCATGAGCAGCTGCGAGACCTAAACGCAACCTTCCCGGGATCCGTCCGGCGACGTAGAGCCGCTCTCCCGACACGGCGTCGGTGCCCCCGAGGAACCGGTACTCCTCGCCGGGCTCGTACGCGGGAACCGCATGGGAAGCGGCCATCGACATGGCGAGCACCGTGACCGTGATCGAGTCGTCGCCAACGCGGTAGACCGCGGGCTCGCCCGGGTCGAGCTGCCAGGCGTGCTC includes:
- a CDS encoding carbohydrate ABC transporter permease is translated as MDYLLPKKVWATAALWFMVALYGIPVLWFLLSSFKPAGELFSYPLTIFPKQPTISGFTDAWTSFDFSRYFGNTLIVAVSATLITIVTSATCGYALAKYTNWWLRAFTICVLATTMLPGEVILSPLFLIVRDLGLYNSLAGVVAPSVITATGTFLFRQFFLSVPRDLLDAARIDGSGELSTFIRIMLPLSRPIIMTLAIMSFQWRWNDYIWPLIVLNDPNEFTLQIGVASIVGAENVNWSVLLGASVLSMIPLVVIYLIFQKYVMNADLSAGLKD
- a CDS encoding carbohydrate ABC transporter permease; amino-acid sequence: MAESVPQSTGLADETSALIASRRWPRRRTRRHDRYTLAPLLLISSNLALFLLFFVWPAVIGLGYSFTSYTGVGSAPFVGLDNYQRLLNDEAFYAALVRTVIFTVAVVPLTYVAALSAAVLLVSPYSRGKPVARVIFFVPWLISPIIAGVIWRWIFGENFGLVNYVIIALGGEAVPWQSNANLSLIIVVIAAAWGSTAVNMLMFVAAIKNVPTAYYEAASLDGAGAWAKFRHITLPSIAPTSFIVILLTTLHSMKEYALIQAVNAGGPGTENNLLIQYIFTTGFRRAQIGYASAASFVLMLILMIIAITQLVINRRKDS
- a CDS encoding ABC transporter substrate-binding protein; this translates as MRWRWLPVTVAAAIALTACGSSSDAGSGGDSGAKSITFWLSASSAQAQGYHDLAKEFQAKEGVTVEIVNVPYDGYQDKLRQAAQANSLPDAASVPSLDTIWINQLQDLAATANAPANKINKDLLTVQDGKVLCIPSDLTAAGLFVNKTLFEKAKVEIPADPSQTWTWDEFLAATKKVRTATGAKYDLVYDQSPARIRAFIYGHGGKGFQLGADNKYATPDDATVQAMSKFASLNDDKVMPKSVWGAGADPNALFKSGQVVAYFSGVWQVADFAESITSFDWASAPTPGPIHATDINLGGKVVAFNNGDKAEAAKKWVDYIFQPANYTKLAQINGYLPVESGLTLNYPFKNQAALDAFQLYLKEIELADPISSSGHQNGTKLLLAGKAIQDDPTKDEMAKLINGQQDIKKTVDNIVSGLNQQVG